Genomic window (Aquimarina sp. BL5):
AAACAGTTTACTTAATTATCGTAGGGAATATACCCTGATTTAAACAACTCACACACCCTATCACTTATTTTATGTCATATTATATCAAATACAAAGTTCTTTTGGATGAAACTTCATTTTATTTTACGGTAAAACCTCAAAGCATTAAGTGTTTAAATATCAATTAATTATGTTTTGTAAATTTTAACATTTTTTTTCGACGTAATACACAATAACGTCGATAAACATCCGTTATCCAAACATTAAAATGAAACTAAAAATCAACCCCCCATCCAAATGAAAAAGTTACCTTATTACCTATTATTTGTAATAGCCTTCTCCTACATTTCTTGTAGTAATGAAGGTTTTGAAGAAATTGTTGCTGATGTTGAAGAAGAAGTTGAAGAAGAGGAAGACACTAATGAAGAAGAGGAAGAAGATACTGACATAACTTCAGATAATCCTTGTGATTTTGATCTTTCTGGTATCGCTGCAAATTCTACCATTATTATTGATTGTTTATTAGACCTTGAAGGCGCAACTGTTAATTTACCTGCAAATGTCAATTTTGATTTTGAAGGTGGAGATATATTTAATGGTACACTTGTTTTCTCTGGTGGATATATTGACGGAAGACTTTTAAATTCTGATTTAACGACAGAAGGTGATGTAGTGCTTAAAGATCCTACTTTTATCTTCACTCCATCCAGATGGAAAAATATTATAGAAGGACAAACAACATCGGACATTGCTTTAGAAAACAATGCTAATTTGGAAAATCTGTTCTATTTAACTAAAGAAATGGAGGCAACCACTTTTAAAATTGATCAATTCGACGCTTATTTTGAGGTTACTAAAATTACCCCTCCTGCCGTACAAACTTTTAGAGCAAGTAAAGAAGCTGTTAATATTCCATCGAATTTCACCTTGTTAATGACAGATAATACACACCTTCGAACTTTTCCTGCAGAAGCAGGAATAGAAAACGGAGCGATACTTGCTTTTAATGATGTAGATAACTCTACTGTTCGTGGTGGATGGTTACACGGAGATAGAGAGGAACGTAGTTATTCTGCTGCTGATAATGGATTAGAAGGAAGTCATCTTATACACGTGCAATCTGGAAGAAACGTTACTATTGATAGTGTTAATTTTATAGAAGGTTCTAAAGGAGGACTTACTGTATATTCCAAAGGGTTTTCTACGAATCCTGCTAACTACTACCCGACTAAAGGTGTAACTATTAAAAATTGTCTTTTTAAAGATATTAGACGAATGGGGATTTCACTTACTGATGGTAGCGATATAATAGTTGAAGGGAATACTTTTATAAATAATGGACAACCTATGCCAAACTCTGACGGAGGAGAAGTTGGTTACGCTATTAATGTAGAACCAGCAAGAAGAAGAGATGATAATGGAGTGCTATTAGAATTACAAAAAGCATTTGATATTACTATTAGAAATAATACAGAAACTAATAGTAGAGCCGGATTTGTAACGGTAACTATCGGACAAGACATTACAGTAGAAGATAATGACATAGGAACCAGAGTAGTATATTCGCTTACTAATGGAACCAAAATATTGAATAATAGGTTTAATGCTGCTGGAAGTGCAACCGAGAGTTGGGCTATTTTTGCTGCAGGAACAGGCGAAACTGTATTTAATAATGAAATTGCTGGTAATGAAATTGCTGGATATACTACAGGTATTGTGGTTAGTTCTAATGAAGCTTATGTTCATGATAATATTATTAGTGATGTTGCTGTAGGCTTACAGATGAGTAAACCAAATGATGCAAGAGTTATTGATAATGATATAGTAGCATCTGAAAAAGGTATAGCTGCTACTAATACTTTTATTAATAATGGAGAAATTAGAGGAAACGATATTACTACAACTAATGGAAATGGATTTCATATTTTCTTCTCTACTTTAAATAATACTGATGAAACTAGGAATTACAATGTAATTCTTGAAGAAAATAAGTTTTTTAATTCTAATAAGGTCACTTTTGCTAACGCCAACGGTGTAACTTTTAGAAATAATGATGTTACTGGAGGTATCGAATTAGGAAATGCTACAAATGTTACTATTACGTCTAATACAAAAATAGATCCTTCTGATAGTGATGGAATTCGTATTTATGGAACCCACACTGATGTATCTATTTCTAATAATAACATATTAGAACCTTCTGGGGCGGAAAGATATAACTGTATAAATAATAATTCGGATACTCCAAATGGCGTTAATCTTAGCGGCAACACATGTACGACTAGATAAGGTAAAAAGTGTAATAGGTATCTTATAAAATCAATAAAGCCAGAATGTAATTGCATTCTGGCTTTATCTTTTACAATTCTATCGTAAAGTTTCTTTTGACAGCATCAAACTTGCCATTCGGTCCCAAAGGAATATCTTTTACTACCTGTATCTGATATCTGATATTTTGACCTAATCGATCCTTTAAATTATGCACTAGCTTCTCTTGCATTTTAGCATCAAACTGGTGATCTGCAATTAGATTAACCAGAATCTCATCAGGATTTTCTTGAATAATTTGGCTTTTCACAATACCTTCCAAACCTTTATAAGCGGTATCCATTCTACCAACATATCCCTTTTCTTTTGTCCAAAGAATATCATCTTCCCTACCTGTAAGTTTTTCTATGATTGGCATGGCGCAACCACAATCACACGTTTTACCTTCTTCAGAAAGCAATACCGTATCTTCAATATTATATCTGATAAGAGGTGTTTTTAGATTAGTAAAACTAGTGACTACTAATTGCGCAACATCTCCTTCTTTTGCTTTTTCTCCTTTTATATTTATAAATTCAAAAATACCAGAATCCGTATTTAAGTGTAAATTTCCTTCGGTGCATTCTGTAATAAAGGGGCTTCCTTCACTAGAAGCATATTGATTATATACATGACAATTAAAAGCTTTCTCTATTTCTAATCTTTGATAATCATATAAAGTCTCTGCTGTAACTGCAATAGCCTTTGGAGTAAAACTTAATGTCAGATTATTTTGATTAATAAACCTACTTATAATATAAATTGCTGAAGGATATCCGTCCAATAATATTGGTTTAAAACGATTCAATTTTTTTACATAATGAAATAAATTATCATTTGTTAAATGATACGTAGACATTAATAGTTGATTCTCGAAATAATTATAAACCCAGAAAGGAGGTTTTTTCGCATCTGGTTTAACTATCAACCTTCCAGAAAATCGAACTTGTTTAACTCTCTTGGTTTCTAAACCAATAGCTTTATGAAACCTTCTCCAAAGAGCAAAAGACCTATTTATTGATTCTTTATCTAAATAGTTAATAGTAGGAGCGCCAGATGTACCACTGGTATATCCTATCCCGTCAGTATTTCGACTTTTATTTACTAATACATCTGGATTTGATTTTCTTTCTGATTTAGTCAGGATTGGCATTTTCTGAAGTACATCATAAGGATTTTCTTCAATATCCTTTAATTTTACACCAAGTTCCTTCATTATTTTAGCATACCAATCAGAGTGCTCTAATGCTTCTGATAACAGAAGTATCAATCTACTTTTTTGATAAGCTTTTATATGATCACTATCTGCATTCCATAAATCAATGTATTCTTTTAAAAAAGCATCAAACTCTTTAGTATATCGTTGTTTAGAATTCTGAAATGCTTTTACATTAAGCAATATAAACTTAAAAGGATAAGGCAAACTATTATATATTTTCTCCTGCATTTTTCCCATAACTACACCTTTATTTGTTCCATATAAAATTTCTGAATTTTTTGAGTATTCGAAACAATATCATACTCCCCTTTGATTATCTTTTCTGTATTATCATTTTTTATGGCAGCATCTATTTCTAATATTTTATTAGCCCAAAGTTCGGCGGGCTTGTCAATCGAAAGAAACTCTATATCATCAGTTAAGCTGACTTCAGTTGTAATACTATCAGATGCCAGCACTTTAATACCAGCTGCTTGTGCTTCGATTAATGTTACAGGAAGACCTTCATAAAAAGAAGGAAAAACAAAGATATCAAACATTTGAAATAATTCTGGTACATCCGCTCTTACTCCTAAAAAATGTACGTTGCTATCGATGGATAAACTTTTGGCTTCTTTTTCCATCACTTTCTTTAACGGCCCATCACCTATCAAAACTAAATCACTAGCTGGTTTTTCTTTTACTAAAGCAGCAAAAATTTGTAATAAGAATGCATGATTTTTTTGACTTGCAAAACGCCCTACATGACCAATCACCAATCTATTTTGCAAATTAAACTCTTGTTTGTACTCCTTAGCAACTGATGCATTGTATGCGAACTTTTCTGTATCAATTGCATTATTCATGGTTGTAAAAGATTCTTTGCTTCCAAATAACCATTTCCCTGCTTTATCTCCGCAAGAAAATAAATGAGTCGCGTCTCTTTTAACCTTCTTTTTTAACTGTAGTTTGATTAGTTTTTTGAATGTTTCTTTTATACTTTCTTTTTGAGAAAACAGGGATAAAATACTAACATCATCTATTGCAATATGCGCGTGCGCTATTCTACAAGGAATATTAAATTCTTTAGCAATTTTAAGAGGAAAACAACTAAATGTATTCAGATGAGAATGTACAACGGAATATTTAGAGTTATTTTTAAAGAAAACTCTTAATTTATTATAATAATCACCTGGAAAAAGTGGGTTGATAGGGTCAAATCGATATATCTTTCCTCCTAAGCTTTCTATTTCATCATCAAAAGCGGCTTTTTCTTTTCTGTGTACTAAAAAATCAAACTGTACTTTCTCTCTATCAATCTTTCTATAATAATTCATAATCATAGATTCGGCTCCTCCCCGATTCATGATTGTAAAAACTTGTAGAACACGTATTGCTGTCATTAAAATTCTCCTTTAGTTTTATATCGTATATACAAGTTTAGAAGTACTCCAAATGGTATTGCCAAAAAAGTAGTCAGTTTCTTAGGCGATTCACTTATGAAAGATCCATTTTTAGTAAACATAGCACTAGACACATAATGTATTGCATTCTTAAATTGATCCTTAAAGTTTTTAGCAAGCTTCATTCTACTTTTTCTAGAAAATGCAAAACCTTTAGGGTGCCTCCTATATTGTTTCAAAATATTCATACTTGATCCATCCTCCATATATTCTACTTCGCATAACACCTCGTTTATCGGTAGTAATTTATAATCCTGATCAATTAACTGATACAAATACCCTAACGGAACAAAACGTTCTCCTTCAAAAATAGGATACGGAGGGTACTTTTTCACCACCTCTGTCCTATACACTAATTTTTTATCTCCTAATACCTTATGAACATTATACAAATCATATAATGTAGTTTCTTTTATATGTTCCGGAATTGTAGTTCCTATAATTTTCCCTTCAGGATCTGCATCTAATCCTACCAATCCGGCAAACTCTGGTTTATCTTTTATTTTTTCCCAAGCAACAAGAATTTTCTCTATAGCCTCTTCTCCAATACAATCATCACTATCGATACAAACGTTAAGCGCAGTCTCTGTTAGTCTATACGCTGCATTATGTCCCCCATGCATTCCTTGGTTCTCCTGATAATGGTATTGTATATCTATTTTACCATCTTTAATCCAAGAACCAACGAGGGCTTCTGTATCGTCCGAAGAACCATCATCGATAATTAACCAAAGAAAATCTTGATTGGATTGCTTTATCAGACTTTCATAACACTTATGTAAGCAATAAGCTCTATTATAAGTCGGTGTAAATACGGTTATAGTTTTCATTAGTTGATATATTGTTAGTGATTATCATTTGTATAAATAATACATCATATATGTAAATGAAAAGTAAATCAAAACTACTTTTCCAATCATAAAATGTTGATTTTTGAACATACGTTGTTTAAGAAATGGATATATTATTATCAATCCCATCATAAACCATGACAGATAAGCGAATCGATTAGAATAATTAGCCTTAATTACTAAGATCCAAAATCCATTACAAATTAGATAGGTATTTAAAAGTTGATAATAAAACTTGTCTTCAAATTTCTTTTTATAAATAAAGTACCATCCAGCGAATACGGCAAAAGCACTATGAAAAAGAAAATCCCAACGAAATCCGGTGCTAGCAAAAGCAGATGCATCAACTTCTGCATTTAAATAACCTGAAAGCCTATCGTCAGCAAATCCTAAACTACTAAAAATAGAAATCCAAAGCCCACCCATAATTAATGATAATGGAATACAAAGAAGCCATCCTTTCAGATAAGTCTTTGGGTTATTATAAAAGTAGGTTAATACGTAAGCAATTATTGGTAAAAACATTGTTTTATGGAATGATGTTGCTAGTAAAAAAAACAACGCCATAATCACTTTTTTTCTATGAAAACTCAATCCCAGTAAGAAAAGAGAAGTCGCCGCACCATTTCTAATACCATTAACTCCATACGTATAAAAAGAAAAAGAAACAGCAAACATTAAAAAAGCATAATACCAATATTCTTTAAACAATGTTCTAGAAATTTTTGCTAACGGAACTATGTAGATAGCAGCACAAACTGTAAAAAACACAGGAGCTGATACTATATATGATAGACTTTTCATGTATATATGAAAAAAAACATCTTTCGAACCTAGTATTGCTCCTCCGCTCTGATACCATTCAAAATACTTAGTGTAAGTCCTCATATCACCAAAATATTTACCACTAACTGGTCTTAATCCTAAATAAAGAATTAAAAAAGTTACTAATACAATCCCAGCAAAATTTATAAACACAATATTCTTTGAGTCATGAATCTCCAAAACCATCGTATGCAACAATGTAAACAATACTAATATTAAAAATATATTAATATAGAATGGAAAATAATACTCTAAGGGTACTAAAGTGTTCATTTTGATAAACTGAATTTAAATATTATGTATCTGTAATTTAGTTGCACCTAATATTTTGATTATGTTACTTTTTGGTAGTTTCATACTATAAATTAATTAAATCTTTTTACCATCTTGTTTAATAATACGAGCAGGATTTCCGACTACTACACAATTATCCGGAATGTCTTTTACAACAACAGATCCGGCACCGATCGAACAATTATTACCTATTTTGATATCGCCAATAATAATTGCTCCCGTATAAATTGATACGTTATCCCCAATTGTTGGTCGCTTTCCATTTACCTCTCCGACAGTAACCAAATGATTTACATATAAATTTTCACCGATAGAATCTGCATTTAGAATGGTACTATATGGATGTCCTGTTAACACTCCTCCACCAAGCTTTGTGCTAATATCAATTCTAAAATACTTTTCTTTTTTACAGTATATGTTTAACAAACTAGATACTATACCTCTATTTCTAAAATAGAATAATGTTCTAAAATCTGGAGAATTAGCTATGAAATTTAAAAGTAATGATACCTTACCTCCTTTTATTCCTTTAGCCAACGCCCACCTTTCTATATCCTTATCAACAACATCTTTGTTTTTACTCATTTGATATACAATCACGTGAGGTAGTAAAAAGATCTTATAAATATTTAAAATTAATGATCTCATGCTTATTTTATTAAATCATTAAACATTTTCTGCCAGAGATTCATTACTGCATCCAATTGATACTTTTCAGCATTTTTTCTAGCATTTACGCCCATTTTCTGCATCACTTCTCTATTATCCATTAATTCATTAAGTTGATAAACAAATGAACTATTATCGTGCAACTCCACCAAAACCCCAGTTTCCTTATCTATTATATTTCTAGGTCCATATGGACAATCAAAAGATACTATCGGCAAACCGCAGGCTTGCGCTTCTAATAATACTAGAGGAAAACACTCGTTATGAGATGTCATTACAAAAATAGAAGATTGTAACATTTCCTCTTTAATCTTATTAGTAGATCCCATTAACTTTATAGTATCCTGAATACATGCTTCTTCTATTTTATCCTGAAGCATATTAACATACCTCTCTTCTCCACTACCAAAGATAAAAAGTTGCCAATCTTTTCTAATTTTGGCTATTTCTTTCCATATATCGATAAGAATATCATACCCCTTTACGGCAGCAATTCTTCCAGCAGTTATAACTTTGTTGCTAGATAGCTCTGCTTTTTTATCTGGATAAAAAGTTAATGGATTCGGAATAACAACCGTATTATTACTCTTATAATAATTAGATTCATCTTTATTTAGAATAACCAGTGTATCATATTTTGATTCCACATAATCCGCAAACTTGAAAAAGTATTTTTTAAACAAGCTAGGGTTTTGTCGTTTGTCTTTTTCAATAAATTTTGAATAATGAAACTCTTTAACCTTTGGAATACGTTTTACGATAAACGGAACAAAATAGGTGTCCACACTGTGGCTACAAACCACCACTACATCCGGTTTTATATCCTTTAATACTGCTTTAGTTCGTGAAATATGTTTAGGCAGCTTTTTAAGGTTTGTAGGATGAAAATATGACTTTCTTCGATTGTAATTAATACCTAAATCTTTAAATAGTATTCTTTCATCAAATATATAACAGGCCTTTTCATCTTTTTGTTCTGTAGTAATAACATGAACTTCGGTGTTTTCTTGGGCGGCAAAATAATTAGCCTTGATAGAGAGCACTCTTTCTATCCCTCCGTGTAAGTATACCTGATCAATGATAAAGACTATTCTCATTTTAAAGAAGTATTTGTTAAATCCTTAAAAAGAGCGTCCCATTCTTTAGCAATAGTTTCTGGTAAATATTTTTTTACTGCTTCCTTTGCTTTAATTCCCATTGATTTTCTGTTTTCATTATCTTCAATTAGAGAAATTATCCCATCTGCAAAAGCATCTATATTTCCATTATCAATCAAAAGTCCATTTTCTTTATCTGTAATGATATCTGAGGGTCCATATGGACAATCATAAGAAATACAAGGCACACCATACGCCATCGCTTCCGTTAGCACCATGCCAAAACCTTCGAATCTCGATGACATCGTATAGATCGAAGCTTCTTTATATTTTTCTGCTATATTTTTTACTGGCGGATAAAAGTTTATCGTTTTTGAAATATTAAGAGTATCAGCCAATGTAGCTAACCCTTCTTTTTCACTAATAGTACCGTATATATCTAATATCCAACTAGGGTGTTTTTCTACGACTTTTTTCCAACTTTTTAGCAATCTATCATATCCTTTTTGGTAACTATGTTTCCCTACAGCTAAAACTTTTTTGGTTTCTAACGTGCTTTTGGTTTCTGGATAAAATGATAAAGGATTAGGAATTACTTTTAGGTTTTTAAAAGACCACTCATTAAGGTTTCCATTAGTCAATACCACAAAATGATCGTAATACTTACCTCCAAAATTCATCAACCCAAATTTAACACCAGTAGCCATTCTTTTGGATAATGATCTTTTCCCTTTTTTGATTTCTACACTTCTAGAAACGTGCCTTTCATATATCATAGGACAAAGTTTTCCTAAGATCAACGGCACAAAAAAACCTTTTAGTCCATCATCACATACCGCAATAACATCAGGTTTAATATTTTTTACTATAGCACGAATCTTTTTTGAATATTGTAAAAAATAAGAAACAAAATTACCTCCAACAGAAATATTATGGTACACTATTTTATTACTAAAATCATAAAACGGATGTACTTCCTTCTGATTTAATGTCAGAATATGAATTTCATAGTCTAAATGATCAGCAAGGTAACTAGCCTTAATTGACAGCACCCTTTCTAATCCTCCGGGACCATTGATATTGTTTGTTATGTATAGTAGTTTTATCAATTATAATATTTTAATTATCTACTTCCGGTCAAAGCGGAGTAAACCTTTGGTATACTTCTCTGTAATAACTTAGCAAAGCCGACACATACCAGCGTTGCTAAAATTGGACTAATAAAGAACAGAACAAGTAATATAAAATCTTTTTCTCCAATATATTTCACATAAATCTTAGTAAAATAAGTCAGAGCTACACCATGCGCTGCATAAATAAAAAATCTATATCCATAAAGTTCTTTATTTCTAAACTCATATTTGTTATTTATAAAATCATACCAAGTCCATACTGTAAAAAAACCAACAAACATTGTTATCCTTTTGCATAGTATAGCTAACCAGTAATCATCCGGATAAGCATCTCTTACATAAAAATTACAAACAATAAGTAATGCCCATATAATTAATGAAAAAATGTAAGTTGAATTCTTAAAACTAGAAATTATATTAAACTTTGAAATAGATGTATATGCACCGCAAGAAAAAGAAAACAAACCAAGAAACTGAAACAAATAGATGCTATTTACATAAAACAAACTTGGTTGTTTTAAAAAAAGTAGTGCAAATAGTAAAACAGGGAACATGAATTTTAAATACCTAATTCCCAAATATATAAATGGAGTTAACCATATATAAAAAATCAATTCTCGTATAAACCAAAACGTATAATTTATAGGGTCTACAAAAGCCAACCAAGCCTGTTTCCATGCTGGCATTTGATGTAATGGTTGTTCAAAAAAATGAGATAAAATCGGAATAAACTGAATAGCATATACTATGAAAAACCACAACGCACACCATAAGATATATGGAATAACAAGGGTCTTAAATCTATTTCTTATTTTTCTTTTAAAAGTAGCTACTGTTAAATCATGATTTTTAAAGAATAGATATCCTGAGATAAAAAAGAACATTGGAATAAAAATATTAGAAAGCTCCAATGCAAATAAATATTCTATGTAGTAAACAACATTTCTATTTGTTTCAATACTCAGGTTAGTCAAATTATAAGCATGACAGACAACAACCATAAAAATTGAAAAGAATGAAAGTATCCGAATTTTATTACTAACGGCTTGATCCATTTTAATTTAATTTCATTAAAAAATTATAAATCTATTTCTTTATAACGATATCCAAATATGGATAACAAAAACCATTAGTTAAGTTTTTATTGAGTGTTTTTAAAAACTTGATATAACGCAATCCTTTAAAACCAACTTTTAAAAAAGCAGATTTTTCAAACTTCATTAAACTACTAACTACATTTAGTTCTTTTAAAGGAGCTATCGCTACTTCGAACTCGTGATAACTAGCTCCTCTTCCCCACCTCTTGAATTTCATCATACTCTCATCATCTAATTCTCTATAAGAATCTTTAAAATTCTTTCTACTAGAAAATTTAGAATAATAATATCCTAAATCATCTGGAAGCCAATCATAGAAGGGTAATGCTGCTGTATGAGAATCATAATACCACAATCTATTAGGAGTCTCTATAACTGCTAAGTATCCACCTTTAGATAACATCCCCCAAGCTTGTTTTAATGATTCTAACCGTTCACTCACTGTCATGTGTTCCAATACCGCATAATAGATAATAAAATCAAACTTTTTATCTTTAAAATTCTTCTCAATTTCTTCACCATTTACGTGATGTAATTCAGCCTCATACCCTGCGATCTTCATTCTATCCTTTGCTACAGCCAATGCTCCAGCATCTACATCTACCCCTACTACTTTAGCTCCTTGTTCACTTAGTGCCAAGGTAGAAATTCCTGTTCCACACCCTATTTCTAAGATACTCGCACCATTTAAATCTTTTACATTTTGTAACCAAGGGGCAATTCGATTTCTATTATAGTATAAACGTTCAAAAAGCTGTCCACTAATAGCTCTATCATATTCTTCCTTTGATAATCTACTTTTAGTATTACCCCTATCTATATAATTTTCTTTAAGTGATTTTGTTAATTCCTCTAACTGCTCTTTTGTAAATGCTGTATGTTTTTGTTGCATTTTTTTCGGAGCTGTAAAGAATTTATCTTTTAACAGTTTTTTGAATACACTTTTCATCGTTTGTGTGGTTGATTAGATTTTACTTGTTACTTTTTCTTTTAATGCGTTGGCAAGTTCGTGGTGTTTTTCGAGGTTTTTTACAATAGTATCCTTGGTTATTTTTCCTTCTAACCCAAAATTTGAAGTATATGTTCCTGTTTTACTATCGATATCTATTCTATTAAACAGTTCTAGAATACCATCAAATCGACAAGAATCTACAAAACTATCAAATCCATTCACGAAAATCACTGGTGTTCCCATTGCTAAACAAGGTAATGCACAATGAATTCTTGAAGTAA
Coding sequences:
- a CDS encoding right-handed parallel beta-helix repeat-containing protein, which produces MKKLPYYLLFVIAFSYISCSNEGFEEIVADVEEEVEEEEDTNEEEEEDTDITSDNPCDFDLSGIAANSTIIIDCLLDLEGATVNLPANVNFDFEGGDIFNGTLVFSGGYIDGRLLNSDLTTEGDVVLKDPTFIFTPSRWKNIIEGQTTSDIALENNANLENLFYLTKEMEATTFKIDQFDAYFEVTKITPPAVQTFRASKEAVNIPSNFTLLMTDNTHLRTFPAEAGIENGAILAFNDVDNSTVRGGWLHGDREERSYSAADNGLEGSHLIHVQSGRNVTIDSVNFIEGSKGGLTVYSKGFSTNPANYYPTKGVTIKNCLFKDIRRMGISLTDGSDIIVEGNTFINNGQPMPNSDGGEVGYAINVEPARRRDDNGVLLELQKAFDITIRNNTETNSRAGFVTVTIGQDITVEDNDIGTRVVYSLTNGTKILNNRFNAAGSATESWAIFAAGTGETVFNNEIAGNEIAGYTTGIVVSSNEAYVHDNIISDVAVGLQMSKPNDARVIDNDIVASEKGIAATNTFINNGEIRGNDITTTNGNGFHIFFSTLNNTDETRNYNVILEENKFFNSNKVTFANANGVTFRNNDVTGGIELGNATNVTITSNTKIDPSDSDGIRIYGTHTDVSISNNNILEPSGAERYNCINNNSDTPNGVNLSGNTCTTR
- a CDS encoding phenylacetate--CoA ligase family protein, producing MGKMQEKIYNSLPYPFKFILLNVKAFQNSKQRYTKEFDAFLKEYIDLWNADSDHIKAYQKSRLILLLSEALEHSDWYAKIMKELGVKLKDIEENPYDVLQKMPILTKSERKSNPDVLVNKSRNTDGIGYTSGTSGAPTINYLDKESINRSFALWRRFHKAIGLETKRVKQVRFSGRLIVKPDAKKPPFWVYNYFENQLLMSTYHLTNDNLFHYVKKLNRFKPILLDGYPSAIYIISRFINQNNLTLSFTPKAIAVTAETLYDYQRLEIEKAFNCHVYNQYASSEGSPFITECTEGNLHLNTDSGIFEFINIKGEKAKEGDVAQLVVTSFTNLKTPLIRYNIEDTVLLSEEGKTCDCGCAMPIIEKLTGREDDILWTKEKGYVGRMDTAYKGLEGIVKSQIIQENPDEILVNLIADHQFDAKMQEKLVHNLKDRLGQNIRYQIQVVKDIPLGPNGKFDAVKRNFTIEL
- a CDS encoding glycosyltransferase family 1 protein, which produces MTAIRVLQVFTIMNRGGAESMIMNYYRKIDREKVQFDFLVHRKEKAAFDDEIESLGGKIYRFDPINPLFPGDYYNKLRVFFKNNSKYSVVHSHLNTFSCFPLKIAKEFNIPCRIAHAHIAIDDVSILSLFSQKESIKETFKKLIKLQLKKKVKRDATHLFSCGDKAGKWLFGSKESFTTMNNAIDTEKFAYNASVAKEYKQEFNLQNRLVIGHVGRFASQKNHAFLLQIFAALVKEKPASDLVLIGDGPLKKVMEKEAKSLSIDSNVHFLGVRADVPELFQMFDIFVFPSFYEGLPVTLIEAQAAGIKVLASDSITTEVSLTDDIEFLSIDKPAELWANKILEIDAAIKNDNTEKIIKGEYDIVSNTQKIQKFYMEQIKV
- a CDS encoding glycosyltransferase family 2 protein; translation: MKTITVFTPTYNRAYCLHKCYESLIKQSNQDFLWLIIDDGSSDDTEALVGSWIKDGKIDIQYHYQENQGMHGGHNAAYRLTETALNVCIDSDDCIGEEAIEKILVAWEKIKDKPEFAGLVGLDADPEGKIIGTTIPEHIKETTLYDLYNVHKVLGDKKLVYRTEVVKKYPPYPIFEGERFVPLGYLYQLIDQDYKLLPINEVLCEVEYMEDGSSMNILKQYRRHPKGFAFSRKSRMKLAKNFKDQFKNAIHYVSSAMFTKNGSFISESPKKLTTFLAIPFGVLLNLYIRYKTKGEF
- a CDS encoding EpsG family protein; its protein translation is MNTLVPLEYYFPFYINIFLILVLFTLLHTMVLEIHDSKNIVFINFAGIVLVTFLILYLGLRPVSGKYFGDMRTYTKYFEWYQSGGAILGSKDVFFHIYMKSLSYIVSAPVFFTVCAAIYIVPLAKISRTLFKEYWYYAFLMFAVSFSFYTYGVNGIRNGAATSLFLLGLSFHRKKVIMALFFLLATSFHKTMFLPIIAYVLTYFYNNPKTYLKGWLLCIPLSLIMGGLWISIFSSLGFADDRLSGYLNAEVDASAFASTGFRWDFLFHSAFAVFAGWYFIYKKKFEDKFYYQLLNTYLICNGFWILVIKANYSNRFAYLSWFMMGLIIIYPFLKQRMFKNQHFMIGKVVLIYFSFTYMMYYLYK
- a CDS encoding serine O-acetyltransferase; this encodes MRSLILNIYKIFLLPHVIVYQMSKNKDVVDKDIERWALAKGIKGGKVSLLLNFIANSPDFRTLFYFRNRGIVSSLLNIYCKKEKYFRIDISTKLGGGVLTGHPYSTILNADSIGENLYVNHLVTVGEVNGKRPTIGDNVSIYTGAIIIGDIKIGNNCSIGAGSVVVKDIPDNCVVVGNPARIIKQDGKKI
- a CDS encoding glycosyltransferase family 4 protein; its protein translation is MRIVFIIDQVYLHGGIERVLSIKANYFAAQENTEVHVITTEQKDEKACYIFDERILFKDLGINYNRRKSYFHPTNLKKLPKHISRTKAVLKDIKPDVVVVCSHSVDTYFVPFIVKRIPKVKEFHYSKFIEKDKRQNPSLFKKYFFKFADYVESKYDTLVILNKDESNYYKSNNTVVIPNPLTFYPDKKAELSSNKVITAGRIAAVKGYDILIDIWKEIAKIRKDWQLFIFGSGEERYVNMLQDKIEEACIQDTIKLMGSTNKIKEEMLQSSIFVMTSHNECFPLVLLEAQACGLPIVSFDCPYGPRNIIDKETGVLVELHDNSSFVYQLNELMDNREVMQKMGVNARKNAEKYQLDAVMNLWQKMFNDLIK
- a CDS encoding glycosyltransferase family 4 protein; its protein translation is MIKLLYITNNINGPGGLERVLSIKASYLADHLDYEIHILTLNQKEVHPFYDFSNKIVYHNISVGGNFVSYFLQYSKKIRAIVKNIKPDVIAVCDDGLKGFFVPLILGKLCPMIYERHVSRSVEIKKGKRSLSKRMATGVKFGLMNFGGKYYDHFVVLTNGNLNEWSFKNLKVIPNPLSFYPETKSTLETKKVLAVGKHSYQKGYDRLLKSWKKVVEKHPSWILDIYGTISEKEGLATLADTLNISKTINFYPPVKNIAEKYKEASIYTMSSRFEGFGMVLTEAMAYGVPCISYDCPYGPSDIITDKENGLLIDNGNIDAFADGIISLIEDNENRKSMGIKAKEAVKKYLPETIAKEWDALFKDLTNTSLK